DNA from Asanoa sp. WMMD1127:
GGTCGTCTCTTCGTCCGTTGTACCGCTCGCTGCGGGCCTTTTCGCGTAGGGCTTCGGCGAGCGCCCGGCAGGCGGCGACCGTGGGTGGGCGGAGCGGGTCGCGGGCCGGGGCGGGCCAGAGGAAGCGGACGGCGAGGAGGGAGGCGCCCGCGGCCAGCCCCCAGCCGGCGAGACGGGGGATGACCTGGGCCGGTCCGGCCGGGAGGGAGACGGCCAGGATCACGGCGAGGAGCAGGGAGAGGCTGGCGCTGGCGAGCACGGAGCTGACCACGCCCGAGAAGAGGATCACGAACGCCACCAGCAGGATGAGCGGGGCCGCCAGCCAGACGTGCGGCGAGATCAACGTGCCGATCGCGATCAGCGTGCCGCCGGCGACGATCAGCGCCAGCTCCGCTTCGATCCGCTCCCGCATCGGGCCGACGAACTCGACGAGGAGCAGCAGACAGAAGACGCCGATCGCCGAGAAGGTGCCGATCTGGACGTCGCCGATGCCGAGGAGCCCGATCGCGAACACGCTGGGCATGACGACCGCGGCCCGGGCCGCCCGGCGGACGGCGCCGTCGTGCCAGAGCCGCTTCGCGAACCGGTTCGTGGCGCGCGTGGCCGTCGCGGGCCAGGCGGTGGCTTGATCGCGAGCTACGACCCGAGTCATCACCGGCCCCAATACCGACATAGCGGAAATACCGAACCTTTTTCCGAGGCTAACACCGCCTCGGGCCCCTCGCGCCCACGTCGATCTCCGTCCGGTCAGCCTCTTCCTGGCCCTGCGGTCGGGCCGGTCACGCTGATCGGGCCGGCACCCGGACCGGGGCTGAAGACCCGAGCGTCGGCGCGGTTCGTTCCTGGGCCGAAGGTCGGGCCGGATTGGTGTGGGGCGATCGAGCCGGTGGGCACCCACGGCCTATGCGGCGCAGCGCCGATGCCAGCTTGGTCATGTGCAGCCCATCAGCAGATCACGACCCGACACCCATGATCATGTGCACGTCGCTTGGAGCGCACTCGGCGTGTCGCCCAGACGACGCACACCTGATCAAGCAGGTGTCCCGTTTGGAACCAGATCCCGTGCACATGATCTGTGAGGCGCGTCCGCAGGACGGTGATGCCGCACCCTGCCACCAAACACTGGGTTTCCTTGTCCGCGGAAAGCGCGGACAGGGGAACCTCCTTCATGACGCAGCCCTTCCACGCAGGCGCGGTCCCGGAGTGCGCGGCGCGTGGTGCCGATCGCGCTCACCTGATCATGAAAACGAGGCGATCGCGTCGGTCCAGGCCGCCTGCACGACGGGGGCGTGCTCGACCGGGGCGATAGCCGCGTGCCGAGTCGTGGCCAGGCCCTCGGCGCCCGACTGCAGACCTGGCCTGAAATGCATGATCACGGGCGCCCTGGGAGGTCTCGCCGCCGCGGTGGCCGACCAACGTTCCGCCATCCGCGGTTGGCAGTCGCGCTTGTGGGTGTCGACGGCGGTGGGGGTCGCTGCCGCGGCGGTCGCGACCGATCGGATTCCCATCCGGCGCCGGCAGGTCGAGTTAGGTGGGAGCCGGCGGCGGCGCGGTCTCGCTGTCGCGGCGGCTGCGACCGATCGGTCCGCCATCCGGCGCCGGCAGGTCGTTGGTGGGTGCCGGCGGCGTGCTGCGGCGGTCGCGGTCGATCGGTTGTCATCTGGGGTCGGCAGGTCGTTGGTGGGTGCCGGCGGCGTGCTGCGGCGGTCGCGGTCGATCGGTTGTCATCTGGGGTCGGCAGGTCGAGTTGGTGGGTGCCGGCGGCGTGCTGCGGCGGTCGCGGTCGATCGGTTGTCATCTGGGGTCGGCAGGTCGTTGGTGGGTGCCGGCGGCGTGCTGCGGCGGTCGCGGTCGATCGGTTGTCATCTGGGGTCGGCAGGTCGCGTTAGTGGGTGCCGGCGGCGGTGCGGTGTTCGATGGCGTGGAGGACCGCGGCCATGTCGGCGGGGCCGTGGCCGAGGTCCTGGGTCTCGGCGTAGAGGGCGTGTGCCGCGTCCAGCAACGGTGAGGCCAGGCCGGCGGCGCGGGCGGCCTCGGCCACCAGGCGGTTGTTGTCGAGGACGTTGGTGATCGAGGCCTGGACGGCGAAGTCGCGGTCGACCAGCTTGCGGGCCTTGACGCGGGAGACGGCGCTGGCCATCGGGCCGGCGTCGAGCACCGTGACGAACTGCTCCAGGTCGAGGCCGTGCCGCGCCGCGAAGTGGACCGCCTCGGCCAGGCCCGTGACCAGCGTGATGAGGAACAGGTTGACGGCGAGCTTCATGGTCAGGGCGCCGGGCACCGGGCCGCAGTCGAAGGTGCCCCGGGACAGCGGGGCGAGCAGCGGTCCGACGGTGGCCACCGCGTCCGGGTCGCCCGCCAGCATGACCACGAGCTCGCCGGCTTCGGCGGGCTTGCGCGAGCCGGAGACCGGCGCTTCGACGTAGCGGCCGCCCCGGGTCCGCACCTCCTCCGCCAGGGCGCGTGAGTGCTGCGGTGACGTCGTGCCCATGTGGACGACGGTTTTGCCCGCCAGTGGGACGCCGGCGAGCGTCTTCTCGATCGCCTCGGCGTCCGCCAGCATCATCAGCAGCACGTCGACCGACGCGACCAGCTCGGCCGGGCTGCCGGCGACGCGCGCCCCCGCGGCCCGCAGCGGCGCCGTCCGTTCGGGCGTGCGGTTCCACACCACGAGCGGCACGCCCGCCCGCGCGAGGTTGAGCGCCATCGGCGCTCCCATCACTCCCAGCCCCGCGAACCCGATCCGCACGACCGCACCACCTTCCGCGTTATGACAGCTGTCATAGTAGGCCCACTATGACGGCTGTCATAGCCCTCGGAGAGCCGGTAAACTGCCGGCCGTGAACGGAGAGCGGGGTCCGCGGGAGCGGATGGTCTTCAGCGCGGCCCAACTGATCCGCCGCGACGGCGTCGCGGCGACCGGCGTCCGCGACGTGGTGTCGCACGCGGACGCGCCGCGCGGGTCGCTGCAGCACTACTTCCCGGGCGGCAAGGAGCAGCTGGTCATCGAAGCGGTCGAGTGGGGCGGCCGCTACGCGGCCAACCGCATCGACCGTTTTCTGGCCGGCATCAGCCGACCGACACCGGCCCGCCTCTTCGCCGCGATGGTGCGGCAGTGGACCGACGAGTTCCGCACGATCGGCTACGGCCAGGGCTGCCCGGTCGCCGCCGCGACGGTCGACGGCGGCAGCACGGACGCCACCCGGGCCGCGGCCGCTGCCGCCTTCGCGGCCTGGCGCGCCCCGATCGTCCGCGCACTGACCGACATGGGCGTCCCGGCCCGCCGCGCCCCGTCCGCCGCGATGCTGATGCTCAGCACGCTGGAAGGCGCGATCCTGATCGCGCGGGCCGAGCAGAACACCCGCGCCCTCACCACCGCCACCCGCGAGTTGGGTCCACTACTCGACAGCTTCGTCCCACCGCGCCCATAATCGCGGCGGCGCCACCGCGCCACCTGCGATGCACGACCCGCGGTGGCGGCGGGGGGATATCGGTCGTCGCTGTCGAGCCCCGCGAAGCGCGATTGGTGCGGGTGTCAGCCCTGGACACTGTTGTCGCCGCGTGCGAAGCGGTACTGGGTTGCGGGTGTCGGCCCTGGACGCCGTTGTCGTCGGGTGCGAAATGGGACTCGGCGCGGCTGCCGGCCCCGGACGCCATCGCAGCCGACTACGAAGCGCGACCTCCCGCGGCGCTGGGGACATCGGACCCTGCTGGCCGAGTCTGGCACCTTTTCTCAACGGCTTCGTGGCGCTGCGACGATGACCGTCACGACGCCGGGACGTCGCGGCGGGTCTCTCTCCAATGCGCAGTGCCAGCGGCCTGTCGAGGCAGCGGACCCGGCCAGCGGCAGGTCCGGTAGCCGGTCTGGGCTTCCGCTGTCCTACCTTCCGTTGCGCCGCAACGGACCATCCAGCGCCCCGTGCCGAAGCGCGCCGCCGGCGCTGACGGCCAAGGTCCGGGTCAGTCGGCGGACGTCAGCATCGCCGCGGCGCGTTCGGCGATGGCGTGGGCGGCCGCGTGGGTGTTGCCCGTGACGATCGACGGCACGACCGACGAGTCGGCGATCCGCAGGCCGTCGATCGCGTGCACGCGGAGCAGCGGATCGACCACCGCGGACCCGTCGTTCCCCATCCGGCACGTCCCCGCCGGATGCCGGCACGGCGTCACGGTGTCCCGCACGTACTGGGCCAGCACCGCGGAACTGTCCACACCAGGACCCGGAAACTCCTCATCGGAACGCACGCCGGCCAGAGACCCGATCTCCCGGGCCAACCGCAGACCGGCGACCATCCGGTCGACGTCGCCGTCATCCGTGAGCAGCGCGGGATCGATCAACGGCTCGGCGTACGGGTCCGGCCCGCGTAGGCGGACCGTTCCCCGACTCGCCGGCCGCGTCAGGGCGAACACCACCGAGTAGCCGGTCTCGTCACCCGGATCGCTGCGCGGATGGATCGGGCGGTCCTCAAGTCCGATATGGACGTCAGGTGGCTCGTCCGGATCCGTGCCCGCGACAACGTGCGCGGCGGTGGGTGGCAGCGACCGTTCGGCCGCGTACGCCACCTGTGATCGGGGATGGTCGTGCAGGTTGCCGCCGACGCCGGGCAGGTCCGCGACCACCTCGACGCCGACGTCGCGCAGGTGGTCGCCCGGGCCGATGCCCGAGAGCAGCAGCAGCCGCGGCGAGCCGATCGCGCCCGCGGTCAGCACCACCTCGCGGTCGGCCCAGGTGACGCCGGCGCGACCGTCGACGCGGTACGCGACGCCGCGGCACCGGCCGTGCGTGACCACCAGCCGCACCGCCTCGGCCTCGGTGAGCACCGTCAGGTTGCCGCCCGCCCCGGCCAACGACTCGTCGCCGCCGGGCAGGGCCGCGCCGTCCGGCCACGCGACCAGGCCCGCCCCGGCGGCCGCCGCCCCGAGCGGGTCGTCGCGGGACACGGCCGCGAGCGAATCGTCGCCCAGATACGGCAACAGCGACGCGTACGTCCAGCCCGCGGCCCCCGCCTCCGCCCACGCGTCGTAGCTGGCCGGGTCGCCGTGCCCCGGCATGAGGCCGTCCGCGCCGCTGGAGCCGCCGAGCCCACGGCCCAACGGGTAGGGCAACGCCTGGCGGTCCGCGTTCAGTTGCGGCACGGTCGCGTACCCCCAGGTGGCTCCCGAGCGGGGCGGAAACGCGGCGCCGGCCTCCAGCAGCAGCACCGAGGCGTCGACGGTGGCCAGACGGGCGGCGAGCGCGCAGCCGGCGGTGCCGGCGCCGACCACGATGAAGTCGTACGTGCGCATGGCGGGCCCCCTCTCCCGAAGAACCGGGCCCATCCGTCGAGCCTAGGCCGGTGCTCGGCTCGATTCGGGTGTTCGCCGGTCAGCCGGGTCGGGACGAGGCGGGACATCGCGGTCAGTGGTGGAGAGACGGGGACGTACCGTCGCCAGCGGCAGCAACGCGACCAGCTGGACCAGGCCGACCAGGAGCACCACGCCCCGCGGCGGCAGCCAACCGGTGACGGGCCCGGTCGCGGCGGCCCCGAGCGCGAACGCGCCCACCTTGATGCTGGCCGCCGTCGCGACGACCTGCCCGTACCGCCGGCCCGGTGCCGACTGCTGCCGCACCGCGAGCGTCGCCGCGAGCATCGGCCCGACCGCCACCCCACCGGCCGTCGCGGCGGCCAACGCCAGCGGAAGCGTCGGCGCCCCGGCGACGCCGGCCAACGCGACACCCAACCCGGCCAACGCGGCGCCGAGCACCGGGATCGGCCGGAACCGCGCCAGCAACCGGGCCGACGCGAGCGCGCCGCCGAGCGACCCGGCGCTCATCGCGGTCAGGAACCACGCGCCGTGCGCCGCCGGGTGTCCGAAGTGGATGGCCAGCAGGGGGAACGCGACCGGCAACAATCCTTGCGCCGCATAGCCGACTGTGGTGGCGAGCGTCGCGGCCCGCAGCGCCCGCGCCCGCCACAGCAGACCGAGGCCGTCCCGAAGGGCGGGGAGCAGAGGATCCTTGCCCGGGTCCGCGGTGGGCGCGACCGTCGCTCCCGCCGGGGACCGCTCGCTCCGCTTCGCTGCCAGGTCCGCCGTGGGACCCGGCATCGGCGCCGCGGCTACCAGTACGAGCCCGGCCGCGCTCAGCGCGGCGGCCGCCGCCAACGCCGGCCCGGCGCCCGCCAGACTCGCGATCACCGCGACCAGCGCCGGCCCACCGAGCCCGGCGACGTCGTAGCTCGCCGCGTCGAGCGCGTTCGCCCGCGCCAGCCCGCCGGCGGGCACCGCGGTCGACGCATCATCCGCCGTGCCGGCGGCACCGCCCCTCACTGACGCCGCCCGGTCCCGGCGGCGCCGGAATAGCGGGGGGAGAAGGGCATGCGGTGCCCGGTCCGGGCGGGGCCGGAATAGCGGTGGGAGAAGGGTATGCGATGCCCGGTCCGGGCGGGCCCAAAATCGCGGGGGGCGAAGGGCATGCGATGCCCGGTCCGGCGGGCGCGCCGGGAATCGCGGAGGAGGAAGGGCATGCGATGCCCGGTCCGGCGGGCGCGCCGGAAATCGCGGGTGAGGCGGGGCAAGCGATGTCCGCTCTGGGCGAGGCGGGGTTCGCGGGTGGGGAGGGGCATAGGCCA
Protein-coding regions in this window:
- a CDS encoding NAD(P)-dependent oxidoreductase, with the protein product MRIGFAGLGVMGAPMALNLARAGVPLVVWNRTPERTAPLRAAGARVAGSPAELVASVDVLLMMLADAEAIEKTLAGVPLAGKTVVHMGTTSPQHSRALAEEVRTRGGRYVEAPVSGSRKPAEAGELVVMLAGDPDAVATVGPLLAPLSRGTFDCGPVPGALTMKLAVNLFLITLVTGLAEAVHFAARHGLDLEQFVTVLDAGPMASAVSRVKARKLVDRDFAVQASITNVLDNNRLVAEAARAAGLASPLLDAAHALYAETQDLGHGPADMAAVLHAIEHRTAAGTH
- a CDS encoding MFS transporter: MLPVTAPGRLLVAATGSRLADEAAAVAVVLLVVARTGDARLAGLVVAAFALPTPVTGPVLGALLDRLRRPRGLFLANQVALAGALTGILALAGRAPSAVLVGLGLVAGLTAPILTGGYSALVPRAVAYAPPHPRTPPRPERTSLAPPHPRFPARPPDRASHALPPPRFPARPPDRASHALRPPRFWARPDRASHTLLPPLFRPRPDRAPHALLPPLFRRRRDRAASVRGGAAGTADDASTAVPAGGLARANALDAASYDVAGLGGPALVAVIASLAGAGPALAAAAALSAAGLVLVAAAPMPGPTADLAAKRSERSPAGATVAPTADPGKDPLLPALRDGLGLLWRARALRAATLATTVGYAAQGLLPVAFPLLAIHFGHPAAHGAWFLTAMSAGSLGGALASARLLARFRPIPVLGAALAGLGVALAGVAGAPTLPLALAAATAGGVAVGPMLAATLAVRQQSAPGRRYGQVVATAASIKVGAFALGAAATGPVTGWLPPRGVVLLVGLVQLVALLPLATVRPRLSTTDRDVPPRPDPADRRTPESSRAPA
- a CDS encoding TetR/AcrR family transcriptional regulator, giving the protein MNGERGPRERMVFSAAQLIRRDGVAATGVRDVVSHADAPRGSLQHYFPGGKEQLVIEAVEWGGRYAANRIDRFLAGISRPTPARLFAAMVRQWTDEFRTIGYGQGCPVAAATVDGGSTDATRAAAAAAFAAWRAPIVRALTDMGVPARRAPSAAMLMLSTLEGAILIARAEQNTRALTTATRELGPLLDSFVPPRP
- a CDS encoding GMC family oxidoreductase is translated as MRTYDFIVVGAGTAGCALAARLATVDASVLLLEAGAAFPPRSGATWGYATVPQLNADRQALPYPLGRGLGGSSGADGLMPGHGDPASYDAWAEAGAAGWTYASLLPYLGDDSLAAVSRDDPLGAAAAGAGLVAWPDGAALPGGDESLAGAGGNLTVLTEAEAVRLVVTHGRCRGVAYRVDGRAGVTWADREVVLTAGAIGSPRLLLLSGIGPGDHLRDVGVEVVADLPGVGGNLHDHPRSQVAYAAERSLPPTAAHVVAGTDPDEPPDVHIGLEDRPIHPRSDPGDETGYSVVFALTRPASRGTVRLRGPDPYAEPLIDPALLTDDGDVDRMVAGLRLAREIGSLAGVRSDEEFPGPGVDSSAVLAQYVRDTVTPCRHPAGTCRMGNDGSAVVDPLLRVHAIDGLRIADSSVVPSIVTGNTHAAAHAIAERAAAMLTSAD